The following proteins come from a genomic window of Luteitalea sp.:
- a CDS encoding FtsX-like permease family protein, with protein sequence MAVCLDTVREFFAETGRQEPERIHVASVGPGFFRVLGAPALLGRTLEPADFEAGQRAVVISHSFWRQRFGGTTDAIGKSIDHDGARYEVVGVMAAEFELPTADVQVWTPMSAQPELWRRLQDPRSRAGDMVAVLGRLSPTATFESAQAELDTIAARLRDEYPDTNAESGVLIEPLTGHVLGSRTAPALWFLFGAVGFVLLIACANVANLALARGAARRHELSIRTALGASKRRLARQALTESLVLAVLAASVGLLFAWLVATALTTWAASALPRLETVRLDLSVFLFALVVSLASGLIAGLLPALQSSTVNPVDALREGGARLAGGRGSRLRHGLVIAELALAVVLLSGAGLLIRSFVRVQTVDRGFDSRHLLLLQVALPDKYDDDQDDDLAQRAAYFREAFERIRGIPGVAAAGAVTDFFIQRNADQLITIEGQPRNDVNDLAPPLTRDWVIPGYFEALRVPLLQGRLLRDSDLDPRAPPVAVINEAMARAFWPGQNPVGTRLKWGANPDADTLWTTVVGVVADMTRQSLDEAVIPYMFAPGVSDLMDVVVRTVGDPDALRDAIRAELRSLEPTAPPYGVVAVEQQLRETVALRTLQTLLLGTLALVALILAVIGVYGVIHQSVVARTQEIGVRMALGASKRSVLGMVLSAAIGLAATGLGLGMIGALALAQTLSSFLYETSPLDPLIYIAVAALLVVVTTVACLAPAYRAARVDPMAALRYE encoded by the coding sequence ATGGCCGTCTGCCTAGACACAGTGCGGGAATTCTTTGCCGAGACCGGTAGACAGGAGCCGGAGCGAATCCACGTAGCCTCGGTTGGGCCTGGCTTCTTTCGCGTGCTGGGAGCTCCTGCGCTGCTTGGACGAACGCTCGAGCCCGCAGACTTCGAAGCTGGCCAGCGGGCCGTCGTCATCAGCCACAGCTTCTGGCGGCAACGGTTTGGTGGGACCACCGACGCGATCGGTAAGTCGATCGACCACGACGGGGCGAGATATGAAGTGGTCGGCGTGATGGCGGCGGAATTCGAGCTGCCGACAGCGGATGTCCAAGTGTGGACGCCGATGTCAGCACAGCCAGAGTTGTGGAGACGCCTTCAGGACCCGCGGAGCCGCGCGGGCGACATGGTGGCGGTGTTGGGTCGGCTGAGCCCCACCGCAACGTTCGAATCAGCACAAGCGGAATTGGATACAATCGCCGCCCGCTTGCGAGACGAGTACCCGGATACCAACGCCGAATCCGGCGTCTTGATCGAGCCGCTGACCGGCCACGTGCTCGGCTCACGCACGGCGCCCGCCCTTTGGTTCCTCTTTGGCGCGGTGGGATTCGTCCTGTTGATCGCGTGCGCAAACGTCGCGAATCTCGCCCTCGCCCGCGGCGCGGCCCGTCGTCACGAGCTCTCGATCCGAACCGCCCTGGGGGCAAGCAAACGGCGGCTCGCGCGACAAGCGTTGACGGAGAGCCTGGTGCTCGCGGTCCTGGCGGCAAGCGTAGGTCTGCTATTTGCCTGGCTCGTGGCAACGGCGCTCACGACGTGGGCGGCCAGTGCGCTGCCCCGCTTGGAGACCGTGCGCCTCGACTTGAGCGTCTTCCTGTTCGCACTCGTGGTATCGCTCGCGTCTGGACTGATCGCTGGCCTCCTGCCGGCGTTGCAATCGTCAACGGTGAATCCAGTAGACGCGCTCCGGGAAGGTGGGGCGCGCTTGGCGGGAGGACGCGGCAGCCGACTCCGCCACGGGCTCGTGATTGCGGAGCTCGCCTTGGCCGTGGTCCTCCTCTCCGGCGCTGGTCTGCTGATTCGCAGCTTCGTGCGTGTCCAGACAGTGGATCGTGGATTCGACTCTCGTCACCTGCTGCTCCTGCAAGTGGCCCTGCCCGACAAATACGACGACGACCAAGACGATGATCTGGCACAACGCGCCGCATACTTTCGTGAGGCATTCGAGAGAATTCGTGGAATCCCGGGCGTGGCCGCTGCGGGCGCGGTGACCGACTTCTTTATCCAGAGAAACGCGGACCAGCTCATTACCATCGAGGGCCAACCACGGAACGACGTGAATGACCTGGCGCCGCCACTCACCCGAGACTGGGTCATCCCCGGCTACTTCGAAGCCCTGCGCGTCCCGCTGCTGCAGGGCAGGCTGTTGCGAGACAGCGATCTGGACCCTCGAGCGCCGCCGGTCGCTGTCATCAACGAAGCGATGGCGCGGGCATTCTGGCCGGGACAGAATCCCGTTGGAACGCGTCTGAAATGGGGAGCAAATCCAGACGCGGACACGCTCTGGACCACGGTTGTCGGGGTTGTCGCCGATATGACACGCCAGAGCCTGGACGAGGCGGTGATTCCTTACATGTTCGCGCCGGGTGTCTCCGACCTCATGGACGTCGTGGTCAGAACCGTCGGCGATCCCGACGCACTGCGGGACGCGATCCGTGCCGAGTTGCGCAGCCTCGAACCGACCGCGCCGCCATATGGGGTCGTCGCGGTCGAGCAGCAACTGAGGGAAACCGTGGCCCTCCGGACATTGCAGACGTTGCTTCTTGGGACGCTTGCCCTTGTAGCTCTCATCCTGGCTGTCATCGGTGTCTATGGCGTCATTCACCAATCCGTCGTCGCGAGGACGCAGGAGATCGGCGTTCGCATGGCACTCGGCGCGAGCAAGCGGTCGGTATTGGGAATGGTCCTCTCGGCCGCGATCGGCCTCGCCGCGACAGGGCTCGGCTTGGGTATGATCGGAGCCCTCGCGCTGGCGCAAACGCTCTCGTCCTTCCTCTATGAAACGAGCCCGCTCGACCCGCTGATCTATATCGCGGTGGCTGCGCTGCTGGTCGTGGTGACGACTGTAGCCTGCCTCGCGCCGGCGTACCGCGCGGCCCGAGTCGACCCGATGGCCGCGCTGCGGTACGAGTGA